In Molothrus ater isolate BHLD 08-10-18 breed brown headed cowbird chromosome 11, BPBGC_Mater_1.1, whole genome shotgun sequence, a genomic segment contains:
- the CCDC66 gene encoding coiled-coil domain-containing protein 66 isoform X4, which produces MKSKRKWLLMRHQRKMLQHHSRKIVKCPQSQMKQTLIQAGNKKHIHSQDRMLYEQVALKKKLKETLEGEVGYFWAKLGSKKTPKVETPDPDQTVLAADSVHGTEESSACTAALATEADGVALNVPRAPAGQTSESSPSDFPAGSCAALPFREAVPQERPFSALKHEQQKKWLEELDKQREEAKLRKLEEKLNLSKAEEHDRWEMHFDSFKKHFNANAQHPLNGMHRKPESLSLSPDPKDPTAFIHPLAPAALGNLLPLQMGTAEKAAKNGALEQSQRVSFLRSMTALLDPAQIEERDRRRQKQLEHQKAIMAQVEEKRKQKQLEEEQRKWEEQQEELRLAQEKAQLQKQFEEEMLKQKQKEELTTLKAKELYQTMEKAQELAQGSKQDQHIPALAQKAHDISELQNSLGDGDTEFDNCNSGISAQSPDFPAGVESPPELQGSPRKDTAVQTDCFNTSAYTESAEQRPACCESPDISIEYKEMSNSKKYQEEMHYMDKNKLPGKGTGGIYSDLYEQYARKERHIKSSEKYSKRPDWNINKPGKRYIPASERYPKALQKQREENKVRRQMELLQLLERNSPGRLSARRGGHSASSASPRQETAGKRKGHRGRKEEKFHKNHLNEERSESPPVPAVRSRLLQVQQRQMQAPPVAVMEQLGGRELDARAASQRSSPAAPSPPWARFVPYVRTREVFCLPPEAPPSRPSTHHTHDSYQMPQQIFSSDHVRDPLLNPDAVTIRERQQEILKGLSKLRQGLLQKQKELENTLIPIVAQENFMPPF; this is translated from the exons ATGAACAGGTAGCGCTGAAGAAGAAGCTGAAAGAAACTTTGGAGGGAGAAGTGGGTTATTTCTGGGCAAAACTTGGCAGTAAGAAAACCCCTAAAGTGGAAACACCTGACCCAGACCAG ACAGTACTTGCAGCTGACTCAGTCCATGGCACTGAGGAGAGCTCTGCCTGTACAGCTGCTTTAGCCACAGAGGCTGATGGAGTTGCACTGAATGTTCCAagagctccagctgggcagaCTTCTGAGTCCAGTCCTTCTGACTTCCCAGCTGGCAGTTGTGCAGCATTGCCTTTCAGG GAAGCTGTGCCACAGGAGCGACCTTTTAGTGCTCTGAAACATGAGCAACAGAAGAAGTGGCTTGAAGAGTTGGACAAGCAGAGGGAAGAAGCTAAACTAcgaaaattagaagaaaaactTAATTTATCAAAG GCAGAAGAGCATGACAGATGGGAAATGCATTTTGATTCTTTTAAGAAGCACTTCAATGCTAATGCACAACACCCCTTAAATGGAATGCACAGAAAGCCTGAAAGTCTTTCCTTGTCACCAGACCCCAAGGACCCGACTGCTTTCATTCACCCTTTGGCCCCTGCAGCTTTAGGCAACCTCTTGCCCTTACAGATGGGAACTGCAGAGAAAGCTGCTAAAAATGGTGCTTTGGAACAAAGTCAGAGAGTCAG TTTCCTGCGTTCCATGACGGCGCTGCTGGACCCTGCACAGATtgaggagagggacaggaggcGGCAGAAGCAGTTGGAACACCAG AAAGCAATAATGGCTCAGGTGGAAGAAAAACGGAAGCAGAAACAACTggaggaagagcagagaaaatggGAAGAGCAACAGGAAGAGCTGCGCCTGGCGCAAGAAAAAGCACAACTGCAGAAACAGTTTGAAGAAGAAAtgctgaaacaaaaacaaaaggag GAACTCACAACTCTTAAAGCCAAAGAGCTTTATCAGACAATGGAGAAAGCTCAGGAATTAGCCCAGGGATCAAAACAAGACCAGCACATTCCAGCCTTGGCTCAGAAGGCACATGACATTTCAGAACTTCAGAACAGTCTTGGTGATG GTGATACAGAGTTTGACAACTGTAATTCTGGCATTTCAGCACAAAGTCCTGATTTCCCTGCAGGTGTGGAGAGcccccctgagctgcagggctcccCTCGGAAGGACACGGCGGTGCAGACAG atTGCTTTAATACTTCAGCATACACAGAGTCAGCTGAGCAAAGACCTGCATGTTGTGAATCGCCTGATATTTCCATAGAATATAAAGAAATGTCTAACAGCAAAAAATACCAGGAGGAAATGCATTATATGgataaaaataaacttccagGAAAAGGGACTGGTGGTATTTACAGTGATCTATATGAGCAGTAtgcaagaaaagaaaggcacattaaatcttcagaaaaatacagcaaaagacCTGACTGGAACATAAACAAGCCTGGGAAAAGATACATTCCAGCCTCAGAAAGGTACCCCAAAGCTCTGCAGAAACAGAGGGAGGAGAACAAGGTGCGCCGGcaaatggagctgctgcagctgctggaaaggaaCAGCCCCGGGCGGCTGAGTGCGAGAAGGGGAGGGCactcagccagctctgcctcaccCCGGCAAGAAACAGCTGGGAAGAGGAAGGGCCACAGAGGCAGAAAG GAAGAAAAATTTCATAAGAATCACTTGAATGAAGAAAG ATCGGAATCACCGCCCGTTCCAGCAGTTAGGAGCCGATTACTCCAAGTACAGCAAAGGCAGATGCAGGCTCCTCCTGTCGCGgtgatggagcagctggggggcAGAGAGCTGGACGCGCGGGCAGCCTCGCAGCGGAgcagccccgccgcccccaGCCCGCCCTGGGCGCGCTTCGTGCCCTACGTGCGCACCCGGGAGGTTTTCTGCCTGCCCCCGGAGGCACCGCCCAGCCGGCCCTCGACTCACCACACCCACG ATTCTTACCAAATGCCACAACAGATTTTTAGCTCAGATCATGTTAGAGATCCTCTTCTGAATCCTGATGCCGTTACAATCAGAGAGAGACAACAAGAAATTCTCAAAGGATTGTCAAAATTACGACAG GGCCTCctgcagaagcagaaggagTTGGAGAACACTCTGATTCCCATTGTAGCTCAAGAGAACTTCATGCCACCGTTTTGA